One genomic segment of Clavelina lepadiformis chromosome 3, kaClaLepa1.1, whole genome shotgun sequence includes these proteins:
- the LOC143449608 gene encoding ATP-dependent RNA helicase DDX19A-like encodes MSEENWAEAADQQENLSKKVENLQIQKDLNKGDAQQIVTKEGTEKSDENYEKPLSQEENSLLRKMLRDKLVQNNQELQVQQRDPGSPLYSVKSFEELHLRKELLDGIYSMGFNRPSKIQETALPLLLANPPENMIAQSQSGTGKTAAFVLTMLSRIDTDKRYPQCLCLSPTYELALQTGKAVETMGKFLPDLQVGYAVRGNRVPKNTKISAQIVIGTPGTTLDWTRNRAFELPKIEVFVLDEADVMIDTQGFKDQSIRLHRQLSRNCQLLFFSATYDEDVMKFAQHIVRNPNLIRLRRDEETLDNIKQYYVKCVNMEKKYESLTNLYGVLSVGQAIIFCHTRKTASWLAKKMCDEKFVVAQLSGDLDVAQRAAILRRFKEAKERVLVTTNVCSRGIDVEQVTLVVNFDLPIDMQRRADCETYLHRIGRTGRFGKSGVAINFVSNEQDIRVMKDIEDHFGIKVNRLDTDDYTDMEEKLGDD; translated from the exons ATGTCTGAAGAAAATTGGGCTGAAGCTGCAGATCAGCAggaaaatttatcaaaaaaggttgaaaatcTTCAAATTCAAAAGGATTTAAATAAAGGAGACGCGCAACAAATTGTGACAAAAGAAGGCACTGAAAAATCTGATGAAAATTATGAGAAGCCGTTGAGTCAAGAAGAAAACTCGCTTCTGCGAAAGATGCTCCGAGATAAACTGGTCCAGAATAACCAGGAGCTTCAAGTACAGCAACGAGACCCAGGATCTCCGCTGTACTCAGTGAAGTCCTTTGAGGAGTTGCATCTCCGCAAAGAACTCCTTGACGGAATTTACAGCATGGGCTTCAACAGACCTTCAAAAATTCAGGAAACCGCTTTGCCACTTTTGTTGGCAAACCCTCCTGAGAACATGATCGCCCAATCACAGTCCGGCACCGGCAAAACTGCGGCCTTTGTTTTGACGATGTTGAGTCGCATTGACACTGATAAAAGGTACCCACAGTGTCTCTGTCTCTCACCAACTTATGAGCTGGCGTTACAGACTGGAAAAGCTGTGGAAACTATGGGCAAGTTTTTGCCTGATTTACAAGTTGGTTATGCAGTCCGAGGAAACCGAG TGCCGAAAAACACAAAGATATCGGCGCAGATTGTTATTGGAACACCGGGAACCACACTCGACTGGACGAGAAACCGG GCGTTCGAACTTccaaaaattgaagtttttgttCTGGATGAGGCCGATGTTATGATCGACACCCAGGGATTTAAAGATCAATCTATCCGACTCCACAGACAACTATCGAGAAACTGCCAACTATTGTTCTTTAGCGCCACCTATGATGAGGATGTTATGAAGTTTGCTCAGCACATTGTTCGAAACCCAAACTTAATCCGG CTTCGAAGGGACGAGGAGACACTCGACAACATCAAGCAATATTACGTGAAGTGCGTCAACATGGAAAAGAAGTACGAGTCGTTGACCAACCTCTACGGGGTCTTGTCGGTCGGCCAGGCGATAATATTCTGCCACACGAGGAAGACGGCATCGTGGCTTGCTAAGAAAATGTGTGACGAAAAATTCGTTGTCGCTCAGCTCAGTGGAGATCTTGACGTTGCTCAAAGAGCGGCAATTTTAAGGAG ATTCAAAGAAGCAAAGGAAAGAGTTCTCGTCACAACAAATGTTTGTTCACGAGGAATCGACGTGGAGCAAGTCACCCTGGTCGTGAACTTTGACCTGCCGATTGACATGCAACGACGAGCAGATTGCGAAACTTACCTTCACAGGATCGGGAGGACCGGCAGATTCGGAAAGTCCGGAGTTGCGATCAACTTTGTCTCGAACGAGCAGGATATTAGAGTGATGAAAGATATTGAGGATCATTTCGGGATCAAAGTCAATCGGCTCGACACTGATGATTACACTGATATGGAGGAGAAACTCGGAGATGATTGA
- the LOC143449491 gene encoding tartrate-resistant acid phosphatase type 5-like, which yields MKMNLFVVWLPLLVGIVIADQPQTNIPVTLNGDVLNFMMAGDFGGWPAPFYTTPTQITVAEKMGQSADVTKPSFILALGDNFYFLGVKDERDERFKKTFEDVYTAAGLFTPWYPTMGNHDWHGNAHAQLDYSHVSKRWTYPWYWYTLDYTLAPSNVTMRIVMMDTTIQCGINSEGIPINETMAEEQWAWVEQQLIDGQSANYLVVVGHFPVFAAGNTGPTTPCLVDRLKPLLDQYKVSAYIAGHEHSLQHLKDADDGGDTEYFVVGCSNFVTPAFPNIDSELFAPQYTWAEMTDLGGCFARAEVTSTSFKMIFVQGRDGEDIYSYDIKPRH from the exons ATGAAGATGAATCTGTTCGTTGTTTGGCTCCCACTACTGGTCGGTATCGTCATCGCTGATCAACCTCAAACCAACATTCCTG TGACGTTGAACGGCGACGTTCTTAACTTCATGATGGCCGGAGATTTTGGGGGGTGGCCCGCGCCCTTCTACACGACCCCGACCCAAATCACTGTAGCAGAGAAGATGGGGCAGTCTGCTGACGTCACAAAGCCTAGCTTTATACTGGCGCTGGGCGACAACTTCTACTTTCTCGGGGTCAAAGACGAGCGAGATGAAAGGTTCAAG aaaacgTTCGAAGATGTTTACACCGCGGCTGGTCTCTTCACTCCCTGGTACCCGACCATGGGAAACCACGATTGGCATGGCAACGCGCATGCGCAGCTGGACTATTCCCACGTGTCCAAGAGATG GACCTACCCATGGTATTGGTACACGCTCGATTATACGCTCGCCCCCTCTAACGTCACAATGCGCATTGTGATGATGGACACCACAATCCAGTGCGGGATTAATTCGGAGGGAATCCCCATAAACGAGACCATGGCCGAGGAGCAGTGGGCCTGGGTGGAGCAACAACTGATCGACGGACAATC CGCTAACTATCTTGTGGTGGTTGGTCACTTTCCGGTTTTCGCGGCTGGAAACACTGGCCCAACAACGCCTTGCTTAGTTGACCGGTTGAAGCCCCTGCTGGACCAGTACAAAGTTTCGGCTTATATCGCCGGCCATGAGCACAGCTTGCAG CATCTGAAAGACGCAGACGACGGCGGGGACACCGAATATTTCGTGGTCGGTTGCAGCAACTTCGTCACACCGGCCTTCCCCAACATCGACTCTGAGCTCTTTGCGCCCCAGTACAC TTGGGCGGAAATGACGGACCTCGGCGGATGCTTTGCACGGGCGGAAGTGACCTCAACAAGtttcaaaatgatttttgTCCAAGGGAGGGATGGCGAAGACATTTACTCTTATGACATCAAGCCACGTCATTAg
- the LOC143449609 gene encoding N(6)-adenine-specific methyltransferase METTL4-like produces the protein MAIVDRVDGGYLLDHELYLEQTYQSTVVGDLAISYKFQASYFDLNKPHLGNGQQAAVSDSTEYEPKKKRCRRRRHKRKSPFNHGEVEAREYHDEIKDRLFAVTLRLCRTLKGNKSLKPSKGNERLHDLKNAVFLQLSSDLGLNSNSISSVSPSKLNGGLSNPCSYSSMIKIDDSFYLLPSHSKAFSSDVSDLSALIKDCELFGKYNCIVLDPPWENKSVRRGHKYKSLPFDKIASIPLHKLCASECLVVIWVTNKQKIMKWVRNVLFPRWNICYLAQWHWVKVTTNGIPVFPWESLHKKPYETIFLGHYLCKNHKHSIKENVICSVPCMVHSHKPPLYEVVKNSLTEVANPRCLEMFARSLSPSWSSWGNEVFKLQNISYFCDESS, from the coding sequence ATGGCAATTGTTGACCGTGTCGATGGTGGTTACCTGCTCGATCATGAACTTTATTTAGAGCAAACCTACCAAAGCACTGTCGTCGGAGATCTTGCAATTTCTTATAAATTCCAAGCCAGCTACTTCGATTTGAATAAACCGCATTTAGGAAATGGTCAACAAGCCGCCGTGTCTGACTCAACTGAATATGAACCAAAGAAGAAGAGATGCCGGCGACGTAGGCACAAACGCAAAAGTCCTTTTAATCATGGCGAGGTGGAAGCTCGGGAATATCACGATGAAATAAAAGAtcgtttgttcgcggtcactCTCAGACTTTGCCGGACTTTGAAGGGAAACAAATCACTTAAACCCAGCAAAGGCAACGAACGTCTGCACGATCTCAAAAATGCAGTTTTCTTGCAATTATCAAGTGATCTTGGATTGAACAGTAATAGCATCAGCTCTGTCAGTCCGAGTAAGTTAAATGGTGGTTTGTCCAATCCATGTTCGTATTCATCGATGATAAAAATTGATGATTCGTTCTATTTATTGCCCTCGCACTCAAAAGCTTTTTCTTCCGATGTTAGCGACTTAAGTGCTTTGATTAAAGATTGTGAattatttggaaaatataaTTGCATAGTTTTGGACCCGCCCTGGGAGAACAAGTCTGTACGACGGGGACACAAATACAAGTCTCTACCATTTGACAAAATTGCTTCCATTCCATTGCACAAGCTTTGCGCTTCTGAATGTTTGGTCGTGATTTGGGTCACcaataaacagaaaattatGAAATGGGTTCgcaatgttttgtttccaCGATGGAACATTTGTTATTTAGCACAATGGCATTGGGTGAAAGTTACTACAAATGGAATCCCAGTGTTTCCGTGGGAAAGTTTGCATAAGAAGCCGTACGAGACAATATTCCTTGGTCATTATCTCTGCAAGAATCACAAGCATAGTATAAAGGAGAATGTGATATGCAGCGTTCCGTGTATGGTCCATTCGCATAAACCTCCACTTTATGAAGTGGTCAAGAATAGTTTGACGGAGGTCGCGAACCCACGTTGCTTGGAGATGTTTGCCCGATCCCTTTCACCTTCCTGGTCTAGTTGGGGCaatgaagtttttaaattacaaaatatttcatatttttgtgatgaaAGCAGTTGA
- the LOC143450689 gene encoding uncharacterized protein LOC143450689 produces the protein MMEGLWWSGTENLLALRKDLKIPTIKTPTDVKIKVAYGGVCGSDLHFIDGVMGPLGAKSDGLILGHEFSGTVVEHGSAGKFKIGDRVCVNPNLCCGECHWNDEGLPLFCEKNPGYGCTTDGGLADYFVVDQSHVHELPENVNLKEGALAEPLSCVLRAWRRLEPLPRSKDTKILVQGAGIIGALFCALLHHNGYTNVTVTEPHEGRRKLMSGIGFNYNVIDPKELEAVVGEDISRDGFSLIFDSTGNIAAVQKAFELVRRGATICIFGCCPAGKTVAFEPLQMINKELTIVGNFANTRCMEDAVSLMGELAGEGILDCEKLGVEIFKLDQFNQALRTVRRGKATKAMFQVER, from the exons ATGATGGAAGGTTTATGGTGGTCGGGAACTGAAAATCTTCTCGCCCTACGCAAGGACTTAAAAATTCCGACTATAAAAACACCAACCGATGTGAAGATTAAAGTTGCTTACGGAG GTGTCTGTGGGTCGGACTTGCACTTTATTGATGGCGTCATGGGACCGCTAGGTGCTAAATCTGACGGATTGATCCTGGGCCACGAATTTAGCGGAACCGTCGTTGAGCACGGCAGTGCGGGCAAATTTAAg ATAGGAGACAGGGTCTGTGTAAATCCCAATCTTTGCTGCGGCGAATGTCACTGGAACGATGAGGGACTTCCCCTCTTCTGCGAAAAGAATCCTGGCTACGGTTGCACGACTGACGGCGGATTAGCTGATTATTTCGTCGTTGACCAATCACAC GTCCACGAGCTGCCGGAGAACGTGAACTTGAAGGAGGGGGCGCTGGCTGAGCCATTGTCATGTGTGCTGAGGGCGTGGAGGAGACTTGAACCACTGCCAAGGTCAAAAGATACCAAAATACTTGTTCAAGGAGCTGGAATAATTGGAGCATTGTTTTGtgcattgttgcatcacaatgGTTACACTAACGTCACTGTAACGGAACCGCATGAAGGAAGAAGGAAGTTGATGAGTG GCATCGGTTTCAATTATAACGTCATAGACCCGAAGGAATTGGAGGCGGTCGTTGGGGAGGACATCAGCCGGGATGGGTTTTCCCTCATTTTCGACTCGACGGGAAACATCGCGGCTGTTCAGAAG GCTTTTGAGCTGGTTCGGCGTGGCGCCACGATTTGCATCTTTGGCTGCTGTCCAGCCGGTAAGACTGTGGCGTTTGAGCCactgcagatgatcaacaagGAACTGACGATCGTGGGCAACTTCGCGAACACGCGGTGCATGGAGGACGCGGTATCTTTGATGGGGGAGCTGGCTGGGGAGGGAATCTTAGATTGCGAGAAGCTCGGGGTCGAGATATTTAAGCTGGATCAGTTCAATCAAGCTCTGAGGACGGTGAGGCGCGGAAAAGCGACAAAAGCGATGTTCCAAGTTGagcgatga
- the LOC143449605 gene encoding exocyst complex component 4-like: MSNPFDLAQPSTGSNRRSASSGKSMAGVGRAGFIRDPSGLLMSIIRTLASSKDGHQREYEKERLEEAFGENDEKLDELVADNYEELAVSIKQFGKIGDRISDSRQRIKRVKESLQQCKSLLYCRQDELRKLWIEGVEHKKVLFLLGQIELVKEAPQAIDGFLRKKHYLHATELLRQTLRALSGELMKVEALQDIRNELISKKLSVHDGFINELHRQIYTNSINSKKKENRSMERSKVKVERRSSTDEDGGIGKFDDRVLQLEQLDLDPDEDPFKLMTVLVESLARLQRIPELIEATKTRMDRHINALITHTTVEVTDLAFHDENKESENPKRLLQLLTSLFDKFHCIVAAHSHVLSVLREVVSEVKPPIVLYDIEAVWAKIQSVIEILLHEYLDADNVAASSQQLGFSEGGSLSSHFTRKKVSRQRVAKLFRFDGSSHAISMNNYLREQRAQRRTHSIGGGTSPLLDHALSTQKVCKPNPRNITVIFGPLKKFISEIETGSAYSSGKKCSLHDYITDYVQDVFIRQIQYELKKDFDAAMKVTDPLKLSADQSTLKSLGSYKSLLQSTVVADQCMWFLYDLTCSLDSYHDHFLTMACSLLQEYKEMSIQSYRGVVQPESEDQQIVSASWVRDADVNDMLRNLDNWKVAYGGKAQNLHSVDDNFTQEARFFLEKFGDESLGKNSLVEDHSDLKAIASLHESLEWMTSRLHKFISSIKKYAPPDTMQMLQNLAQDYKRMSEICLLCLHIELRLLCFYHLAPMFKNNSYDIRGVDSMEHDFQITKLTKDIASVDENLSGALQQEKYNYIFEGLGHQTAAILIHGAKHIKRISPSGVKKMCRNVFTLQQSLTNITSSRESHLDEARQYYEMMYLMPDDLQAQVVEQGVRYQTEDYVEALNLLHRSKPGSGNEQTQSARVQRLRAIVTEQTFKKEHADEMQRLYEI; this comes from the coding sequence atgtCGAACCCGTTTGACCTGGCTCAGCCTTCAACCGGGAGCAACCGAAGATCTGCGTCAAGTGGGAAGTCGATGGCGGGAGTGGGCAGAGCCGGATTCATCCGCGACCCATCTGGCCTTCTCATGTCCATAATTCGGACCCTTGCTTCAAGTAAGGATGGCCACCAGAGGGAGTATGAGAAAGAGAGACTCGAAGAAGCATTTGGAGAGAACGACGAGAAATTGGATGAGCTCGTCGCTGACAACTACGAAGAACTTGCGGTTTCGATCAAACAGTTCGGGAAGATTGGAGACAGGATTTCAGATTCTCGGCAAAGAATCAAGAGAGTGAAAGAGAGTCTTCAGCAGTGCAAGTCCCTGCTTTACTGCAGACAAGATGAGCTCCGCAAGCTCTGGATCGAGGGAGTGGAGCATAAGAAAGTGCTCTTCCTCCTCGGACAGATTGAGCTGGTCAAAGAAGCCCCACAGGCAATCGATGGATTCCTGCGCAAGAAGCATTATCTCCACGCCACCGAGCTCCTCCGTCAGACTTTGCGAGCTCTCAGTGGGGAACTGATGAAGGTGGAGGCACTTCAGGATATCAGGAATGAACTCATCTCTAAGAAGTTGTCGGTGCATGACGGATTCATCAACGAACTTCATCGACAGATTTACACAAATTCCATCAACTCCAAGAAGAAGGAAAATAGGTCGATGGAGAGGTCAAAGGTTAAGGTTGAGAGAAGAAGCTCGACTGACGAGGACGGGGGCATCGGGAAGTTTGATGATCGAGTCCTCCAACTTGAACAACTTGATCTTGACCCAGATGAGGACCCTTTCAAGCTAATGACAGTCCTCGTTGAATCTCTTGCACGACTTCAGCGAATCCCGGAGTTGATTGAAGCCACAAAGACGAGGATGGATCGTCATATCAACGCCCTCATCACCCACACCACCGTCGAGGTCACTGACCTCGCGTTTCAcgatgaaaacaaagaaagtgaAAATCCAAAACGACTTCTGCAGCTTCTGACTTCATTGTTTGACAAATTCCACTGCATCGTGGCTGCTCACTCCCACGTCTTATCCGTGCTCAGGGAGGTCGTCTCCGAAGTGAAGCCCCCGATTGTCCTCTATGACATTGAAGCTGTCTGGGCCAAGATACAGTCTGTCATTGAAATTCTGCTCCACGAGTATTTGGACGCTGACAATGTCGCCGCAAGTTCTCAGCAACTCGGCTTCTCTGAGGGAGGAAGTTTGTCGTCTCATTTCACTCGAAAGAAAGTTTCAAGGCAGAGGGTGGCGAAGCTCTTCAGATTCGACGGATCATCTCACGCCATCTCCATGAACAATTATCTTCGTGAGCAAAGAGCTCAACGGCGGACTCATTCTATTGGAGGAGGGACTTCCCCTCTCCTGGACCATGCTCTCTCCACTCAAAAGGTTTGCAAACCCAACCCGAGGAACATCACGGTAATATTTGGTCCACTGAAGAAGTTCATCAGTGAGATTGAGACAGGGTCTGCGTACAGCAGTGGCAAGAAGTGTTCGTTGCACGATTATATAACCGACTATGTGCAGGACGTCTTCATCAGGCAGATCCAGTACGAGCTGAAGAAGGATTTCGATGCGGCCATGAAGGTCACCGACCCGTTGAAGCTTTCTGCGGACCAAAGCACACTGAAGAGCTTGGGAAGCTACAAGAGCCTGCTCCAGAGCACGGTTGTTGCCGATCAGTGCATGTGGTTTCTTTATGATCTCACTTGTAGTTTGGATTCTTACCACGATCACTTCTTAACCATGGCCTGCTCCTTGCTGCAGGAGTACAAGGAGATGTCGATCCAGTCGTACCGCGGAGTAGTGCAGCCAGAGTCGGAAGATCAGCAAATTGTGAGCGCATCGTGGGTGCGGGATGCTGACGTCAATGATATGTTGAGGAACTTGGACAACTGGAAGGTAGCTTATGGAGGAAAAGCACAGAATCTTCATTCTGTCGATGACAACTTCACGCAAGAAGCGAGATTCTTCCTGGAGAAGTTTGGCGATGAGAGCTTGGGGAAGAACTCGTTGGTTGAAGATCACTCGGATCTGAAAGCAATCGCGAGTCTGCACGAGAGTCTTGAGTGGATGACGTCTCGTTTGCACAAGTTTATCTCGAGCATCAAGAAGTATGCTCCTCCAGACACGATGCaaatgctgcaaaatcttgcCCAGGATTACAAGAGGATGTCAGAGATCTGTCTCCTCTGCCTCCACATTGAACTTCGTCTTCTCTGCTTCTACCATCTTGCTCCGATGTTTAAGAACAACTCGTATGACATCCGAGGAGTAGATAGCATGGAGCACGACTTCCAAATCACCAAGCTGACTAAGGACATCGCGTCGGTTGATGAGAACCTCTCAGGGGCGCTGCAGCAAGAGAAGTACAACTACATCTTCGAAGGTCTCGGACACCAGACAGCGGCCATCTTGATCCATGGAGCGAAGCATATCAAGCGCATATCGCCATCTGGTGTTAAGAAAATGTGTCGTAATGTTTTTACTCTTCAGCAGTCGTTAACAAACATCACATCGTCGAGGGAATCCCACCTGGACGAGGCGAGGCAGTATTATGAGATGATGTACTTGATGCCTGACGACCTGCAGGCCCAGGTCGTGGAACAAGGAGTCCGATACCAGACCGAGGATTACGTGGAGGCTCTGAATCTTCTTCATCGGAGCAAACCAGGATCCGGGAATGAGCAAACACAGTCGGCTCGAGTACAGAGGTTAAGGGCCATTGTGACAGAACAAACATTCAAGAAAGAACATGCAGACGAAATGCAGAGATTGTACGAGATTTGA